The following proteins are encoded in a genomic region of Neomicrococcus aestuarii:
- a CDS encoding ACP S-malonyltransferase, whose translation MLAIVCPGQGSQVPGFLQPWLEVPGVREHLEALSEVVGKDLIHLGTEADEETIKDTAVAQPLIVAAGLVAARALFGEDSSVLDSAIFAGHSVGEITASAISGALTEADAVVFVRERANAMAKAAAAVPTGMSAVLGGDEAAVRARLDSLRLTPANANGGGQIVAAGTLEQLERLTDEPPERARVIPLKVAGAFHTSHMAPAVTVLEDLSASLSPADPRSVLLSNFDGQPVASGSANLASLVAQVSRPVRWDACMETLLAQGVTGIIELPPAGTLVGLAKRGMKGVASLAVKSPEDLEAARAFAAEHTAPSEKEV comes from the coding sequence GTGCTCGCGATTGTTTGCCCCGGACAGGGGTCTCAGGTTCCCGGTTTTCTCCAGCCATGGCTCGAGGTACCCGGCGTACGGGAACACCTTGAAGCCCTCTCAGAAGTGGTGGGCAAGGATCTCATTCACCTCGGCACTGAAGCCGATGAAGAGACCATCAAGGACACCGCCGTTGCTCAGCCACTCATTGTCGCTGCCGGTCTGGTCGCCGCCCGCGCCCTCTTTGGCGAAGATTCCTCGGTCCTCGATTCCGCGATTTTCGCAGGACACAGCGTTGGCGAAATTACCGCCTCAGCCATCTCCGGGGCACTCACGGAAGCAGACGCCGTCGTATTTGTGCGTGAACGGGCCAACGCCATGGCTAAAGCCGCCGCCGCCGTCCCCACGGGAATGAGCGCCGTCTTGGGTGGCGACGAAGCCGCAGTGCGTGCGCGCCTCGATTCCTTGCGGCTAACCCCCGCTAATGCCAATGGTGGCGGGCAGATTGTTGCCGCCGGAACGTTGGAACAGCTTGAACGACTCACCGATGAGCCACCGGAGCGAGCCCGAGTGATCCCGCTGAAGGTTGCTGGCGCGTTCCACACCTCGCACATGGCTCCGGCCGTGACGGTCTTGGAAGACCTTTCGGCATCGCTCTCCCCCGCCGATCCCCGTTCAGTGTTGCTGAGCAACTTTGACGGACAACCCGTTGCGAGCGGCAGCGCTAACCTTGCGTCCCTCGTCGCTCAGGTCTCCCGCCCGGTCCGCTGGGACGCGTGCATGGAGACGCTGCTTGCTCAGGGAGTGACCGGAATTATTGAGCTTCCTCCTGCAGGAACGCTCGTAGGACTCGCGAAGCGCGGCATGAAGGGTGTTGCCTCCCTCGCCGTAAAGAGCCCTGAAGACTTAGAGGCCGCACGGGCCTTTGCGGCGGAACACACCGCACCATCAGAGAAAGAAGTTTAG
- a CDS encoding beta-ketoacyl-ACP synthase III, which yields MTATLNQLTPNKHARILSVGAFRPSNLVTNDDLVEAIDSSDEWIRQRTGIITRQRADAETSVLDMAEGAAREALANAGIEASQLGAVIVSTVTFPFATPSAAAALSGRIGASPAPAFDISAACAGYCYGVAQADALVRSGMAEYVLVVGVEKLSDFIDSTERTISFLLGDGAGAVVIGKSEVPGISPSVWGSEGEKWDTISMTNSLLDLRTLALAAEANPGEKAIAAEGTEKLWPTLRQDGPSVFRWAVWEMAKVAKKALDDAGITSDDLAAFLPHQANMRIIDEMVKQLKIPETVVVARDIAESGNTSAASIPLAMHRVLKENPELSGELALQIGFGAGLVFGAQVVVLP from the coding sequence GTGACCGCAACTCTTAATCAGCTGACCCCTAACAAGCATGCACGGATCCTCTCCGTGGGTGCTTTCCGGCCCAGCAACCTCGTCACCAACGACGATCTCGTAGAGGCTATCGACTCTTCTGACGAGTGGATCCGCCAACGCACGGGCATCATCACCCGTCAGCGTGCGGATGCGGAAACTTCGGTTCTTGATATGGCTGAGGGTGCCGCTCGCGAAGCTCTCGCGAATGCTGGAATTGAGGCTTCCCAGCTGGGTGCAGTCATTGTTTCCACTGTGACGTTCCCGTTTGCTACCCCCTCCGCAGCAGCTGCACTCTCAGGACGCATTGGCGCTTCCCCAGCCCCAGCGTTTGATATCTCAGCTGCGTGTGCCGGTTACTGTTACGGCGTGGCTCAGGCAGATGCTTTGGTTCGCTCCGGCATGGCTGAATACGTCCTCGTTGTGGGGGTTGAGAAGCTCAGTGATTTCATCGACTCCACCGAACGCACCATCTCCTTCTTGCTCGGCGACGGCGCCGGCGCTGTAGTCATCGGCAAGTCAGAGGTCCCCGGCATTTCCCCGTCGGTGTGGGGCTCCGAAGGCGAAAAGTGGGACACCATCAGCATGACCAACTCATTGTTGGATCTGCGCACTTTGGCCCTGGCTGCGGAAGCCAACCCAGGCGAAAAGGCTATTGCTGCCGAAGGTACCGAGAAGCTCTGGCCAACCCTGCGCCAGGACGGACCTTCCGTCTTCCGCTGGGCAGTCTGGGAAATGGCGAAGGTGGCTAAGAAGGCCCTCGACGACGCCGGCATCACCTCCGACGATCTCGCCGCTTTCTTGCCTCACCAGGCCAACATGCGCATCATCGACGAAATGGTCAAGCAGCTCAAGATCCCAGAAACGGTTGTAGTTGCTCGCGATATCGCCGAGTCTGGTAATACCTCCGCAGCGTCGATTCCATTGGCGATGCACCGAGTGTTGAAGGAGAACCCTGAGCTTTCAGGAGAACTCGCACTTCAAATTGGTTTTGGCGCCGGACTCGTTTTTGGCGCTCAAGTGGTGGTCTTGCCCTAG
- a CDS encoding PucR family transcriptional regulator has protein sequence MTSTRPPARTSERAGSAVNPAPNASRETIARVRANLGQLSTVALKQMDQSLPWYRGLRPEERSALGLVAQQGISSFVSWLESPSAPQWVVNDVFGAAPTELTRSISLQMALQLIRAIVDVVERQVPHLAPNAEQPLLREAVLIYSREVAFATADVYARAAESRGAWDSRLEALVVDAIMRGEDPDSLRSRISAIGWKSQSNILVMIGNTPENPGASFVSEVRRAATRHVKDCLVGIQGDRLILLLGGVNDAAAYVRLAAYFGPGPVVHSTIAQSLQDATKSAQGALAALAAAHAWPEAPRPVSSTDLWPERLMNGDATARTALVEAVYQPLQKAGNGLIETLAAYLELGHSLEATSRELFIHTNTVRYRLKRVLDITSWDPLIPRDAFVLHCALTAGRLAVLKE, from the coding sequence ATGACTTCCACCCGGCCACCTGCTCGCACCTCTGAGAGAGCAGGCTCGGCTGTGAATCCAGCCCCTAACGCCAGCCGCGAAACGATCGCTCGTGTCCGCGCCAATCTGGGACAGCTATCCACCGTGGCGTTGAAGCAAATGGATCAGTCGCTCCCGTGGTACCGCGGTTTGCGTCCCGAGGAGCGTTCGGCCCTGGGGCTCGTGGCGCAGCAAGGTATCTCCAGTTTTGTCTCCTGGCTAGAGTCCCCCAGCGCTCCGCAGTGGGTGGTCAACGACGTCTTCGGTGCTGCCCCCACCGAACTCACTCGCTCGATTAGTCTGCAGATGGCGCTTCAGCTGATCCGCGCCATCGTGGACGTCGTGGAACGGCAAGTTCCGCACTTGGCCCCCAACGCAGAGCAGCCGCTCTTGCGAGAAGCGGTCTTGATTTACTCTCGCGAGGTCGCCTTCGCCACCGCTGACGTGTACGCTCGCGCCGCCGAGTCCCGTGGCGCCTGGGATTCTCGCTTGGAAGCCCTTGTGGTGGACGCGATCATGCGGGGTGAAGATCCGGATTCTCTGCGCTCACGCATCTCCGCCATTGGCTGGAAATCACAGTCAAATATTTTGGTGATGATCGGCAATACGCCGGAGAATCCGGGGGCAAGCTTCGTGAGCGAGGTGCGCCGCGCGGCCACTCGCCACGTCAAAGATTGCTTGGTGGGCATTCAAGGGGACCGGCTCATTTTACTTCTTGGCGGAGTGAACGACGCCGCAGCTTACGTTCGCTTGGCCGCCTACTTTGGCCCGGGCCCGGTGGTGCACAGCACTATTGCTCAGTCTTTACAGGACGCGACCAAGTCCGCCCAGGGCGCACTTGCGGCCCTCGCGGCTGCCCACGCGTGGCCAGAAGCTCCGCGACCGGTGTCCTCCACCGATTTGTGGCCAGAACGACTCATGAACGGGGATGCCACGGCACGTACCGCACTGGTTGAAGCCGTGTATCAGCCGCTCCAGAAGGCCGGAAATGGACTCATCGAAACCCTAGCCGCGTACCTGGAGCTGGGGCATTCCCTCGAAGCAACTTCACGCGAACTGTTCATTCACACCAACACCGTCCGGTACCGACTCAAGCGCGTGCTGGATATCACAAGCTGGGACCCCCTCATTCCGCGTGACGCCTTTGTCCTTCATTGCGCTCTCACGGCAGGCCGATTAGCCGTCTTGAAAGAATGA